In one Cervus elaphus chromosome 9, mCerEla1.1, whole genome shotgun sequence genomic region, the following are encoded:
- the LOC122700233 gene encoding protocadherin alpha-10 isoform X13: MGMMLVYRPSGLSTRRLLLSFLFVAAWDAGSGQVHYSVPEEAKHGTFVGRIAQDLGLELAELVPRLFRIASKGRGDLLEVNLQNGILFVNSRIDREELCGRSAECSIHLEVIVDRPLQVFHVEVEVKDINDNRPVFSTSEQKLSILESQPLDSRFPLEGASDADIGENAVLTYGLSSNEFFTLDIINKKDKGKLPVLVLSKLLDREENPQLRLLLTTTDGGKPELTGSVTLLILVLDANDNAPVFDQTVYEVKMYENSANQTLVIWLNASDADEGINKEVIYSFSSLVPPTVRRKFLINERTGEVRINDAIDFEDSNTYEIHVDVTDKGNLPMVGHCTVLVEILDENDNSPELVVTSLALPVREDAQVGTVISLISVSDRDSGANGQVTCSLTPESPFKLVSTFKNYYSLVLDSVLDRESVANYEVVLTARDGGSPSLSATASVSVEVADVNDNAPAFPQPEYTVFVKENNPPGCHIFTVSARDADAQENALVSYSLVERRVGERALSSYVSVHAESGKVYALQPLDHEELELLQFQVSARDAGVPPLGSNVTLQVFVLDENDNAPALLPPGPGGGPSAVSQVVSRSVDAGHVVAKVRAVDADSGYNAWLSYELQPAAGGARSPFRVGLYSGEISTTRALDEADAPRQRLLVLVKDHGEPALTATATVLLSLEDSGQAPKASSRALSGAAGAETALVDVNVYLIVAICAVSSLLVLTLLLYTALRCSAPPSEGACGPVKPRLVCSSAVGSWSYSQERRQRVCSGEGPPKTDLMAFSPSLPPCLQPEVEVEEQSIEGDRSIKDVVVLQGEDCLNGKK, translated from the exons ATGGGTATGATGTTGGTCTACAGACCCAGCGGTCTGAGCACCCGGCGCCTGCTTCTCTCCTTTCTGTTTGTTGCAGCCTGGGACGCTGGGAGCGGCCAGGTCCACTACTCGGTCCCGGAGGAGGCTAAACACGGCACTTTCGTGGGTCGCATCGCTCAGGACCTGGGGCTGGAGCTGGCGGAGCTCGTGCCCCGCCTGTTCCGGATTGCATCCAAAGGCCGCGGGGACTTGCTGGAGGTAAATCTGCAGAATGGCATTTTGTTCGTGAATTCTCGGATCGACCGGGAGGAGCTGTGCGGGCGGAGCGCGGAGTGCAGCATCCACCTGGAGGTGATCGTGGACCGGCCGCTGCAGGTGTTCCATGTGGAGGTGGAAGTGAAGGACATTAACGACAACCGGCCGGTTTTCTCCACCTCAGAACAAAAGCTCTCAATTCTGGAATCTCAGCCGCTTGACTCTCGATTTCCTCTAGAAGGCGCATCTGATGCGGATATTGGAGAGAACGCAGTGCTTACTTACGGACTCAGTTCAAATGAGTTTTTCACTCTTGATATTATAAACAAAAAGGACAAAGGCAAATTACCAGTGCTTGTTCTAAGCAAACTGCTGGATCGTGAAGAAAATCCTCAGCTTCGGTTGTTATTAACGACAACTGATGGAGGCAAACCTGAACTTACCGGATCTGTTACTCTGCTGATCCTGGTGTTAGATGCCAATGACAATGCACCTGTATTTGACCAAACCGTGTATGAAGTTAAGATGTATGAAAATTCAGCGAACCAAACATTGGTTATTTGGTTAAATGCTTCTGATGCGGATGAAGGGATAAACAAGGAGGTAATATATTCATTTAGCTCTTTGGTTCCACCCACCGTAAGaaggaaatttttaattaatgaaagaaCGGGAGAAGTAAGAATCAATGATGCCATTGACTTCGAAGATAGTAACACTTACGAAATTCATGTAGATGTTACAGATAAAGGAAACCTACCCATGGTTGGTCACTGCACCGTCCTAGTGGAAATTCTGGATGAAAATGATAATTCACCTGAGCTGGTTGTCACTTCTTTGGCTCTCCCGGTGCGAGAGGATGCTCAGGTAGGTACCGTCATATCCCTGATCAGCGTGTCCGACCGTGACTCTGGTGCCAACGGGCAGGTGACCTGCTCACTAACACCTGAAAGCCCCTTCAAACTAGTGTCCACCTTTAAGAATTACTATTCACTCGTGTTGGACAGCGTCTTGGATCGCGAGAGCGTGGCGAACTATGAGGTGGTGCTGACTGCGAGGGACGGGGGCTCGCCTTCGCTGTCGGCCACGGCCAGCGTGTCCGTGGAGGTGGCCGACGTGAACGACAACGCGCCCGCGTTCCCGCAGCCCGAGTACACAGTGTTCGTCAAGGAGAACAACCCGCCCGGCTGCCACATCTTCACCGTGTCGGCGCGGGACGCGGACGCGCAGGAGAACGCGCTGGTGTCCTACTCGCTGGTGGAGCGGCGGGTGGGCGAGCGCGCGCTGTCGAGCTACGTGTCGGTGCACGCGGAGAGCGGCAAGGTGTACGCGCTGCAGCCGCTGGACCACGAGGAGCTGGAGCTGCTGCAGTTCCAGGTGAGCGCGCGCGACGCGGGCGTGCCGCCCCTGGGCAGCAACGTGACGCTGCAGGTGTTCGTGCTGGACGAGAACGACAACGCGCCTGCGCTGCTGCCGCCCGGGCCAGGCGGAGGACCCAGCGCGGTGAGCCAGGTGGTGTCGAGGTCGGTGGACGCGGGCCACGTGGTGGCGAAGGTGCGCGCGGTGGACGCGGACTCGGGCTACAACGCGTGGCTGTCGTACGAGCTGCAGCCGGCGGCGGGTGGCGCGCGCAGCCCGTTCCGCGTGGGGCTGTACAGCGGCGAGATCAGCACGACGCGCGCCCTGGACGAGGCGGACGCGCCGCGCCAGCGCCTGCTGGTGCTGGTGAAGGACCACGGCGAGCCGGCGCTGACGGCCACGGCCACCGTGCTGCTGTCGCTGGAGGACAGCGGCCAGGCGCCCAAGGCCTCTTCGCGGGCGTTGTCTGGTGCAGCTGGCGCAGAGACGGCGTTAGTGGATGTGAACGTGTACCTGATCGTCGCCATCTGCGCGGTGTCCAGCCTGTTGGTGCTCACGCTGCTGCTGTACACGGCGCTGCGGTGCTCGGCGCCGCCCAGCGAGGGCGCGTGCGGGCCGGTGAAGCCCAGGCTGGTGTGCTCCAGCGCGGTGGGGAGCTGGTCTTACTCGCAGGAGAGGCGGCAGAGGGTGTGCTCTGGGGAGGGGCCGCCCAAGACCGACCTCATGGCCTTCAGCCCCAGTCTTCCGCCGTGTCTTCAGCCAGAAGTGGAAGTGGAAGAACAGTCTATTGAAGGCGACCGCTCTATCAAG GATGTCGTTGTTCTCCAAGGAGAGGATTGTTTGAACGGAAAAAAGTAA
- the LOC122700233 gene encoding protocadherin alpha-12 isoform X12, translating to MLAGELSLKTDSLTSEIPLSAMVFSWRGGFEARCLLLSVLLLAAWESGSGQVHYSVLEEAKHGTFVGRIAQDLGLELAELVPRLFRVASKGHGDLLEVNLQNGILFVNSRIDREELCGRSAECSIHLEVIVDRPLQVFHVEVEVKDINDNPPVFRGEQKVLISESAPLESLFPLEGASDADIGLNSLLTYRLSLNEYFTLKLITKTDKSILPELILRKSLDREEIPELNMLLTALDGGKPQLTGSVQIQITILDVNDNAPEFDKPGYKVVLFENVPNGTRIIQLNASDLDEGPNREISYGIRMILPRSEKCMFLINPETGEIRIYGKLDFEENNEYEIQVNAIDKGIPPMAGHCTVLVEVLDLNDNTPEVMITSLSLPVREDALVGTVIALISVSDCDSGANGQVTCSLTPPHFPFKLVSTFKNYYSLVLDSALDRESASNYEVVVTARDGGLPSLSATTSVSVEVADVNDNAPAFLQPEYTVFVKENNPPGCHIFTVSARDADAQENALVSYSLVERRVGERALSSYVSVHAESGKVYALQPLDHEELELLQFQVSARDAGVPPLGSNVTLQVFVLDENDNAPALLPPGPGGGPSAVSQVVSRSVGAGHVVAKVRAVDADSGYNAWLSYELQPAAGGARSPFRVGLYTGEISTTRALDEADAPRQRLLVLVKDHGEPALTATATVLLSLEDSGQAPKASSRALSGAAGAETALVDVNVYLIVAICAVSSLLVLTLLLYTALRCSAPPSEGACGPVKPRLVCSSAVGSWSYSQERRQRVCSGEGPPKTDLIAFSPCLPAPGEDCLNPSSESRELCE from the coding sequence ATGTTGGCAGGCGAGCTATCCCTTAAAACTGACAGTCTCACCTCAGAGATCCCTTTATCTGCAATGGTGTTTTCTTGGCGAGGAGGCTTCGAAGCTCGGTGCCTGCTACTCTCGGTTTTGCTCCTCGCAGCCTGGGAGTCGGGGAGCGGCCAGGTCCATTACTCGGTTCTCGAGGAGGCAAAACACGGCACCTTCGTGGGCCGCATCGCTCAGGACCTAGGGCTGGAGCTGGCGGAGCTGGTGCCGCGCCTGTTCCGGGTGGCGTCCAAAGGCCACGGGGACCTTCTGGAGGTAAATCTGCAGAATGGCATTTTGTTTGTGAATTCTCGGATCGACCGGGAGGAGCTGTGCGGGCGGAGCGCGGAGTGCAGCATCCACCTGGAGGTGATCGTGGACCGGCCGCTGCAGGTGTTCCATGTGGAGGTGGAGGTGAAGGACATTAACGACAACCCGCCAGTATTCAGAGGAGAACAAAAGGTACTCATTTCTGAATCTGCTCCTTTGGAGTCTCTTTTTCCTCTAGAGGGCGCGTCTGATGCGGATATCGGCCTAAACTCTCTTCTGACCTATAGGTTAAGTCTAAATGAGTATTTTACTCTTAAACTAATAACGAAAACCGACAAAAGTATATTGCCTGAACTCATTCTTCGGAAGTCATTGGATAGAGAAGAAATACCAGAACTTAATATGTTGCTGACCGCTCTGGATGGCGGTAAACCCCAGTTAACAGGATCTGTTCAGATTCAAATAACCATCCTGGATGTTAATGACAATGCTCCTGAGTTTGATAAGCCTGGCTATAAAGTGGTGCTGTTTGAAAATGTCCCAAACGGCACCAGAATCATTCAACTAAACGCTTCTGATCTAGATGAAGGACCAAACAGAGAAATTTCCTATGGAATCAGAATGATTCTGCCACGGAGtgagaaatgtatgtttttaataaatccagaaacaggtgaaattagaATTTATGGGAAACTGGATTTTGAAGAGAATAATGAGTATGAAATCCAGGTTAACGCCATTGATAAAGGGATTCCTCCCATGGCTGGTCATTGCACGGTCCTTGTGGAAGTTCTAGACCTGAATGATAATACCCCTGAGGTAATGATCACTTCACTCTCGCTCCCAGTGCGGGAGGACGCTCTGGTGGGCACTGTCATTGCCTTGATCAGCGTGTCCGACTGTGACTCCGGCGCCAATGGGCAGGTGACCTGCTCACTCACACCACCCCATTTCCCCTTCAAGCTGGTGTCCACCTTCAAGAATTACTATTCACTAGTGCTGGACAGCGCCCTGGACCGCGAGAGTGCGTCGAACTATGAGGTGGTGGTGACAGCGAGGGACGGTGGCTTGCCTTCTCTCTCGGCCACCACCAGCGTGTCCGTGGAGGTGGCCGACGTGAACGACAACGCGCCCGCGTTCCTGCAGCCCGAGTACACGGTGTTCGTGAAGGAGAACAACCCGCCCGGCTGCCACATCTTCACCGTGTCGGCGCGAGACGCGGACGCGCAGGAGAACGCGCTGGTGTCCTACTCGCTGGTGGAGCGGCGGGTGGGCGAGCGCGCGCTGTCGAGCTACGTGTCGGTGCACGCGGAGAGCGGCAAGGTGTACGCGCTGCAGCCGCTGGACCACGAGGAGCTGGAGCTGCTGCAGTTCCAGGTGAGCGCGCGCGACGCGGGCGTGCCGCCCCTGGGCAGCAACGTGACGCTGCAGGTGTTCGTGCTGGACGAGAACGACAACGCGCCTGCGCTGCTGCCGCCCGGGCCAGGCGGAGGACCCAGCGCGGTGAGCCAGGTGGTGTCGAGGTCGGTGGGCGCGGGCCACGTGGTGGCGAAGGTGCGCGCTGTGGACGCGGACTCGGGCTACAACGCGTGGCTGTCGTACGAGCTGCAGCCGGCGGCGGGTGGCGCGCGCAGCCCGTTCCGCGTGGGACTGTACACCGGCGAGATCAGCACGACGCGCGCTCTGGACGAGGCGGACGCGCCACGCCAGCGCCTGCTGGTGCTGGTGAAGGACCACGGCGAGCCGGCGCTGACGGCCACGGCCACCGTGCTGCTGTCGCTGGAGGACAGCGGCCAGGCGCCCAAGGCCTCTTCGCGGGCGTTGTCTGGTGCAGCTGGCGCAGAGACGGCGTTAGTGGATGTGAACGTGTACCTGATCGTCGCCATCTGCGCGGTGTCCAGCCTGTTGGTGCTCACGCTGCTGCTGTACACGGCGCTGCGGTGCTCGGCGCCGCCCAGCGAGGGCGCGTGCGGGCCGGTGAAGCCCAGGCTGGTGTGCTCCAGCGCGGTGGGGAGCTGGTCTTACTCGCAGGAGAGGCGGCAGAGGGTGTGCTCTGGGGAGGGGCCGCCCAAGACCGACCTCATCGCCTTCAGTCCCTGTCTTCCAGCGCCTGGAGAAGATTGTTTAAATCCTTCCAGTGAA